ccctccccccgcaccctggttgtctgttctctgtgtctatttgctgcgtcttgtttctttgtccgcttctgttgttgtcagcagcaggggaatctgtgtctctttgttgcatcatcttgtgtcagctccctgtgtgttcggcgccattcttgggcaggctgcactttctttcgcgctgggcggctctccttacggggcgtatcccttgcccgtggggctcccctcggcgggggacacccctgcgtggcagggcactccttgcgtgcatcagcactgcgcatgggccagctctacacgggtcaaggaggcccggggtttgaaccgcggacctcccatgtggtagacggatgccctaaccactgggccaagtccgcttccctagaatgGCATCTTAAGGACATCTAAAGAAGAATAATAACCAGGTGGCAGATAAATTTATGTAAATTTAGTTCTGctcatattttctgatttccattttttcccccatatccacttctaaaattaaattttactttttagtttCAGGCAAATAGTTGGAAAACTCTTATCCTCAAAATATGCCAAGGTTCTGTCAGTCCACTGCCGTCTCACTACTCCTGTGAGCTTCAGCTCCTAATCAAGCAGATGTTTAAAAAGAATCCATCACATCGCCCTTCAGCCACAACCCTTCTCTCCAGAGGCAGTTTAGCGCGGCTCATCCAGAAGTGCTTACCTCCAGAGGTAGGGCACATGTGGGTTGACTGTGACTTTTTCAAACGTATGGTAAAATGGTTTTGTTATCCTTTAAAAACAATTGCACATTATACATGCTTGTGAAAATTCAAACGCTGTGGAAGTGCAGACATACgtattaaaaatagttaaaacatCTTTGCTTTCTCCTTATCCCCCTACAATACTATTCTCCAAGTGTAATAACACTTAGTTTGCATATCCTTCTACATCTTTCTATACATACATAAGCCTTTGTCAGtctaaattgtatatttttaaaaattggtgttTTTACTTTTCAACCTTAAATATTATTGTGGGTATAAAAATTATGATGATTAATTGACATGATGTCAGTGTCTACAGAAAAGTCTATGTCACATCTTTAATCTTTCCACTTTAAATCTTCAGGTCATCACAGAATATGGCAAACAGGTGTTAGAAGAAACCAGAAGATCTAAGCATATTACACCAAGGAAAAAgggtaataattttttaaagtttattttttgttaaatgttttttaaaaatatagtataaCATAgtataacaaaacagaaaatactaATCTACAGGTTATTACAGATGATTATCAGAGATAATCTTCAACTcgaaattttctttttgttatttcaaaCATAATTCTGTTACTGACTCTTATACATTTAGTTTGCCAAGGATCAAAAAAATCTAGCTTGGAAATTTTAGCAGCAGAAGATTGTTCTCATTAGGGATTGAGCTGTTTTATTGTTAGTACCATATTTACTCAGGAGTGGGCTCACCTGAAAATATCACATTGATCTTATAGGAAAATATATCCCCAAATTTCTGAAGAACCAATTTGTAAACAGACTTTTACAAGAGTCTTTTCAAAAGTTGGGGACTGTTGTTTTGATGAGGATGTAAACCTTTCTAATGGTGGAAACTCTTCAATCTTATAAGTCACCCTTTTCCTCCATTACTTCAGAGGTAGCCAGTTTCCTTCATTTTATCAGTTTATTTCAGAATTAATTTTACTGTAGGTATGATTTTAGAAGTAGCCTTTGTTCACATCACAGGGGAGTGGGAAATTGGTTTTAAAATCCTGGGTTGTGCAAGAAGCAATCTAAGAcaagtttcaaggtagttttgaAAAGTGTAGTTTTATAGTTTCTAACAAGAAAGGAGCAAACTGTAGTAGGAAGGCTCCGCTCTCAGGACGGTGCTCGGCCGCTTCTCCTCCACTGCATGGACCCTGAGACCAGAGCAACGCGGAGGACACGCGGGCAGGACGGGGTCCCGCTTGCTCACTGCTGTGTCCTCAGCGCCTGTCCTCATAGGTGCTCCGTGACCGTTTTTAACTGCTGACCGAGTGCAGAACGCAGACGGCGGGCCCTGCCCGAGGCGAGGCAAGCAGGGCCTTCCCTGCCACAGGGGGCCGTGGCCCGAGTTTCCCCCTGACCCCTGCTGGCCCCCTGGGGGGGAATAAGCAGCTCACTTCTCGTTAGGGCCACCTATGCAGCCTGCTGTGGGCGCTGTCAGGAGAAGCATGGCCGAAGGTGGCGCTGACCCCGGGGGTGCCCGTATCTGGCCTCCTCGTGTGAAAACGGATTGGCGTAGGTCAACGGAGAGGTCTTCCAGCTGTCAGTAGAGCGCATCATGACAATGAAACAAAGGAAATCGCCTCTTCTGGCACTGCGGTCTGTTACCAGGCAGTTAAAGCTGGCTGTCTGTGTGGAGCCTGATGTTAATACCTTGGTTCTTTGACTTTAAAGCCTTCATTTGTCTCTCCAGCTTTATGCAAATCAAATTAGAAGGTTAATCGTGTGAGCCTTTATGTGCTTTTACTTTTGAAGCAGATCCCATCAGAATCGGGATAGCTTTGGGAAATGAAGCAAACACAATGGTAAGtgctttaaaattaaatttaggaGGCATCATCTTCTGGGTAAACTGTACCAACTGGGATATCCAGAAGCACATGATCTGGTCCTTCCGGTTAGGTCATTTCTTATCTTTTCGTGAAGCTAAAACTTGGGCCTGTGAAGAGATTGGTAGCTGCACTGCCAGCTGAGACGCTTGAGGTCTCCATTGTGATCTTTACATTTTTCTGTTCACAATCTTCTATTGCATCCCTATTTTAGTTTCCTCTGGCTGCTAGAACGAATTGGCTTAAAACCACAGAAATGTCTTTGCTCACAAGTTGTGGAGACAAGAAGCCTGAAGTCAAGGCATCGGGGGGCTGTGCCCCACTAGAGGCTCTAGGGAAGCGTCCttcctgcctcttccagcttccggCAGCTTCTGGCAGCTTCCGGCAGCTACCCGCAGTTACTGGCAGTGCTTGGAGCTCCTTGGCTGTAGCTGTGTtgctccagtctctgcctctgtctgcACATGGCTTCTCCCCTGTGggccttggctttttttttttttaagatttatttattcatttcccccACTACCACCACTGTTGCTgttttgcgctcgctgtctgctcgtcttctctttagggagccgaacctgggacctcccgtgtggtaggcgggagctcagtcgcttgagccacctccgcttccctGTGCCTTTGTCTGTGTGTGCCTTGTCCTTTCCTTAAAGGACACCAGTTGTGCTGAGCCACGGCCCCGCTTCTCCAGTGTGAACTCCTCTTAACCAAAATAATTCCATCAGCTAGGGCCCTGTTTCCAAAGAAGGTCACTTCTGAAGCATTGCGGTTTAGGACTTGAACTTTTTGGAGGACCCAGTTCAACCCGTAACACTCTCCATTATCCCATGAATCAGGTCAGCATTTTGCAGGCTGCCGCTTCAGTCCTGACCATCTCGTCTGGTCATAGGCAGCTGTGAAGTTATTTCACACCAAGGCTGTGATAGTCATCAGTAGTAACAGCTGACCTACCTCGCTAAATAGTGGACTGCTGAcgatttgttttctttcttctatattttaaTCAACCTTTTATTTCAAAGAGGAAACGGTGATAACAACAAATTATTCTGTTTATGGAATATACTAGCAATTAAACTTGTAGATTTTTTAATGAACCTGAGGTTACAAATGACAACATTATAGCATTATGTTACTACAAAGGCAATATATTCTGCCtctctacttttttctttgtgtgatatatatttttcagctttattgatgtataatttatatacaataaaatcatttattttttggtaattattttatatactcattgtattagtcagccaaagggtgctgatgcaaaataccagaagtcggTTGGTTctcataaagggtgtttatttggggtaggagcttacagataccagaccataaagcataagttacttccctcaccaaagtctacctggagcaagatggctgccgacgtctgcaaggattcaggcttcctgggttcttcccttccagggttttgcttctctctgggttcagggttcttctcttcccagggcttgcttcttcctgggctcagggttcctctctttctggggctggcttctcttgctctgtgtgcttgcttccaggggctccagcttaaggcttcagcatcaaactccaacatcaaaactccaacatcaaaactccaatatcaaaaacgctccactctgtcctttgccatgccttttatctgtgagtccccacctaccaaggggcagggactcagcgccctattgacacaagaggtttacctgattaattaagaatccagtataatctaatatgcccagaggaaaagatcagtttacaaacataatccaatatttctttttggaattcatcaataatatcaaactgctgcatgcATGTAATCACCACCACAGTCGAGATATGGAAGTTCCATCACCCTGAAAAGTTTTCTGAGTCCCTTGGCCCATGGTCACCACTGAACTTTTAATGCCATTTATAGCGGACTCAGCCATGTATTTGCCCAAAATGAAAAGGGTGTGGGTAtgtaaacaaaatgaagaaagagcagaaacCTCGATTGGGTGACAGAGGACTTGAGGCAGGAGAGATTACTGTGCTGGCCAGCAAGGTGCTGCAGGAGTCCAGGCcgagggggcagaggggaggctgTAAAAGCAGAGAGCAGTTCTGGATGGGGAAGGGTCTTAGTTTGCTagaggctgccaatgcaaaataccagaagtgggtggcttttacaataggttaacagcttacagttctgaggctgtgaaatgtccagatcaaggtcTCATCTGAGGTGCTGCCTCATCGAAGGGCAGCTGCTGGCcctcctggactcctgccacgtggcgagACACAGTGGGGGCTGGCCTGgccctctcctccgggcctgtcTATTTATCCCTGGGCTCGCGGTCTTCCCCAGCTCAGCTGTGGTGCTGAGGGGTAAGgctgccctctcctccaggcctcactGCTCCTGCTCCAGCTGCTCTGCTGACACTTGTTTCTCTGTCTTTATGTGGCTGCAGGTGATCATGGCAccctctcccacatggcagggtaaaatggcagcttttcctctcccctctccgactccagtaaaggattatgtattagtcagccaaaggggtgctgatgcaaaataccagaactctgttggcttttttttttttagaacacagttctgtttttttttttttaaagatttatttatttatttatttctctccccttccgcccccacccccaccccagttgtctgttctctgtgtctatttactgcgtgttcttctttgtctgcttctgttgttgtcagcggcacgggaatctgtgtttctttttgttgcgtcatcttgttgtgtcagctctctgtgtgtgcggtgccattcctaggtaaggtgcactttctttcgcactgggcagctctccttatggggtgcactccttgcgcgtggggctcccctacacaggggacacccctgcgtggcacggcactccttgagcgcatcagcactgcacatgggccagctgcgcacgggtcaaggaggcccagggtttgaaccgcggacctcctatgtggtagacggacgccctaaccactgggccaagtccacttccctgttggcttttataaaggcaatttatttggaatgggagcttacagataccaggccataaagcataggttacttccctcaccaaagtctgttgccataggatggagcaagatggctgctgtctGCCAGGGCTcctgcttcctgggctcctctcttcctgggtttgcctctctgggctcagctgctctgctctctcacagggccagctgtagactactaGGCGAACAGCttgcttctcttcccagggctttctctctttcctcatgaccacgctcctctgtgtgtttatttcctggctccagctcaagactccagcctcccttctctgccgtacaatttctctgtgagttcccaaaaGGGGCtggggactcagtgtcctactgacatggcccaatcaaagccttaatcattatttaatcaagtaaaaatgaaacccgTGAATcaaatacactctaatatgcccagaggaaaagatcggtttacaaacgtaatccaaaatttctttttggaattcatcgatgaCATCACACTGCtctagattaagacccaccctgggtcccgtGATCTGATCAAAGGTTCCACCCACAGTGGGTTTACAGGCACACGAGTGGGGGGGCTTCAAGACCAGGATTTTCTGGGACCCACAGAAGACTCAAACCAGAGCAGGAGGGAAGCTCAGACTCTCCTCACCATTGCCCCTCCAAGATTCTGGGGTCCTCATGGGGGACCTTGGAGGTGGTTGCTACAGGGAGCCACCACCGTTAAATGGTAGTTGTGAGCCCCCAGGTGTAGGAGAAGCTGGAGAACACTGTGTAGAAATGAGAAGGTAGCTCAACGCGCCACCGAAGGCCACTGttgtattgatttatttattcaatgaatAATTGAGAATCTGTGCCAGCAACTGTTTCACACACTGGGTATTTATTCCTTCTTGAAATATATGCAGATTTAGTAAAGACTGGATAGTCCACTACCATACTTTGTGAAATCAAGAAATTAGGTATTTTGGAAAAACACTGAATTAAGTGGGAAAATTTTGACCTTATATAGCACCTTTATGAAAGATCTCGTTTTGATATTTCAGCATGACAAGCCCCTTGATAAAGACTGCTCAGATATCTCTATCACTTTTTTGTGTCTTCTTCATAGTTTCAATAGTTGATGATAATGGCTATTAATATACCTCCTGTACGTATATATGTTGTATGACTATTAATACATTCATGTGagtaatatatattaatacaggtgtatgttatgtatgtatttgtggtttttttttcaggagtactggggactgaacccaggacctcgtacatgggaagcaggtgctcaaccactgagttacacctgctccccatatatatatgtgtattaatgtgtttatatataaaatgtatatgtatatatatgatatatatagctattgtacatatatttatgtatttttttaaccatcagtgttttttaaattcagtggtttttatttaaaatgaaaatagctgACTTTGCATATTTGTTTACCATTTTGTAGCAATTCAACCattaatctgtatttttaatctcttttaaaGCAAGAGGGAGAGCAAGGTAGAAAGTGTAGCTCTGCTGATTTAGAAAGCATTAATAAAAATTTGGTTGAAAATGCCTTGAGGAGAATCAACAGAGAAGAAAAAGGTAAGTTACTCAAATTCTAATCATTGTATAGCTTGGGAATTGGGGAATAGAAAAGGAATACCAATTTTCCTGCGACTAGATCTTAAGTGTCATAAGCAAGTGGTCCGGCAGATTTTTGCTTATTCACGTGTTTATTTAATGTTAcaggaatattttatttatccattaaaaaaagagagagaatagtgTTTATCAATAAGAGACACTAGGAAATATAGTATTTGTGTGCTATCTGCCATAAAAAAGCATGGCATGCAGTGTGTATATAAGTCCACTTGGGGCTTCATTGTTACTTGTTCTGTAATATGTAagtatatatatgttatttttaaaaaacaatcacaTTAATGactagtttcttctttttttattttctttaatatttagaCCTAAAAGAACATCCTTGATAGACCTGAgctggaaagagaaaataaaatactaatgtATTATTGTTAGGGTATATGAGtatagatgaataaataaaataatgtttggCCTTCCTCTTTTATGTCTTAAACTCAGATAATAAACCAGTCGATCCAAGGAAAGCCAGTTCCCCGAGTCCTCAGAGGCGACAGTGGGAGAAGAACATGTCCACGACAGCAGCTCACACTTTGGAAAGTGCGCCCATACTCGCCTCCAGTTTAACCTCAGAGGATGACAGAGTTGGTAGTAAGACTCAGTACTGTTATTTTATTACAGCTCATTTTCTCATAGTTATTTAATGTGCTAGAGTTTcgtttactttttctttcatgtcACTTGGTTGAGGATCTTTGGTCGTAAAGACACGATGTATCTTGCTCATAGAGACAAGATAGTGGAGAATAAACTATAATTAACTTTGCCCTAAATATGATCTGGGAGATATATGCTGATAACCTTATTTTATTTGGCACTGATTTTTTATAacctttatttttagagcagtgttaggtttacagagaaattgCACAAacagtacagagttcccatgtactaCCCCTTTACATGCACCCAGTTTTCTCTGTTATTAATATCATGTTAACGTTTGATGTTATAACATTTGATTGGTAACATATGATGAATTTGACACTAATTTTTACCTTTCACAACTAGGTGGTTCTGTAATAAAGTACAGTGAAAATACTACCCGTAGGCAGTGGCTCAAAGAGACCCCTGAAACCTTAATGAACATCCTTAAGAATGCTGACCTCAGCTTGGCCTTTCAGACGTACACCATATGTAAACCAGGTGAGATTCATGTCTGTTACGTAACCACGGAAagcctttgatttttaaaattattttaaaaacctcacAGCATTGTATTTTCAGGGGTTCTTGAATCTTTTCTAGCTGGTTTTAAGCTGTAATTAAAATTTCCCATAGAGCTATCTTCtatttgctcatttgtttattttaataatcATGCAATTACTTTCTTCGAGGAACAGCCTGTTTTTACCATGCAAATATACCACTTCTTTAGTGGATTTACAGCTCAGATGTCATCATTGTAAACTTTGAGGAACTCCAAGATTTCTTGGACTGGAATTCTGTTATATTAGCTAGAGCtcaaaaaagatgaacaaccggTATTTGATTTTCTCATTGTTGTTTCTACATTTTCACTAAAATTGTACCAAGTAACGTTTCATACTATTATCCCCAGCAGTCTGAGGCAAGGGACCGCATTACGGAGGTGTACATATgtgtacatgtgcatgtgtgtaaggTGATAAGTCAATTACTAAGTCACCTTGCTTGGTTAAGATCTAACATATTATAACAAGAGGAGCATGAATGGTGTGTTAAGTCTCTACTGATTTATTGTAACAGATTTAGCCTGTATTTTTCATTAGATAAACACTTATTGAGTACTTAATAGGTGCTAGGTTGGGAAATAAAGAATGAAACACAATTCCTACCCTGAAGGaaatcattgatggggagaccaGCACACAAAGAGAATTATACAGCTATGCAGTATGTTTCCTGAGAAAGCTGTGTGCAGAGCCCTATGGGAGCCTGAGGAAGAGTTGGTGCCTGGAAGGAAGGTATTAAGGAACATTAATGGTTGTGAGTTTTGATTTAGCAATTAGAGGCCCTAGATTTTATTTCTGGTCCAGTGATGAGTCTGTCATTTTAGGAAAGTTGTTTCAAAAATATGTCATATCTATGTGTTTTAGTcgaccaaaggggtgctgatgcaaaataccagaaatcagttggtttttataaagggtatttatttggggtaggtgggagcttagttaccaggccttaaatcatgttacttccctcaccaaagttttttgcctgtgttggagcaagatggctgccgatgtctgcgagggttcaggcttcctgtgttcctctctttctgagtcttgcttctctctgggctcagagttcctctcttcccagggcttcttcccaggctcagggttcctgtctttctggggtttatttctctttcctctgtgtgcttacttccaggggctccagacttcaacatcaaactccaacatcaaaactccaacattaaaaacccccaactctgtcctttgccatgccttttatctgtgaatcccctcccaccaaaggggtggggactcaaagccctaatcataaaatcatgcccaggtacagaccagattacaaacataattaatatctatttttagaattcataatcgtatcaaactgctacagttcaccctctgaattccaaaaagatattacaatatttgaaaaaccttaaatcagtaacaatgctagtactaaatcatatcactgtcaatttaaagaaatacagtttgtcttggggcaaagtcccatctgctgTAGAtatctgaaacttacaaaaccatttatctgcttccagtacacaaatggacaaaggataaacattttcattacaataaggagaaattgggagggaaacatgagtcatgggtcctctacatttcagtaaacctgcaggacatgcttcattagatgtcaaagtctgagagtcacacttgagatgatggtttcttctccctggtgccttatggggacccaccctttccaccggCTTGCCCaaaagccattttcttggttctaccctcatcaagcatctgggttttgaccaagctccagacctcttcctccaagagtgttggggtgactGCCACACCTCACCCGATCTCTGgcttagagtcttaacccccctagtacagggATGTGAAGACAGCATTCCCCCTAACCTtaggcaaacaggctcaaccctctcagagcaacgagtggACCACCAGGCCTCCTCTAATCCACGGgggcaggcccacccctctcagacctgtggggtgttgACCTTGAAGAATGTGCTGCACCCAGGGTacaccctggggtggcaaaactctccccaaacattgggta
The window above is part of the Dasypus novemcinctus isolate mDasNov1 chromosome 15, mDasNov1.1.hap2, whole genome shotgun sequence genome. Proteins encoded here:
- the NEK3 gene encoding serine/threonine-protein kinase Nek3 isoform X6 yields the protein MEYCDGGDLMQKIQHQKGKLFPEDMILRWFTQMCLGVNHIHKKRVLHRDIKSKNVFLTQNGKVKLGDFGSARLLSNPMAFACTYVGTPYYVPPEIWENTPYNNKSDIWSLGCILYELCTLKHPFQANSWKTLILKICQGSVSPLPSHYSCELQLLIKQMFKKNPSHRPSATTLLSRGSLARLIQKCLPPEVITEYGKQVLEETRRSKHITPRKKADPIRIGIALGNEANTMQEGEQGRKCSSADLESINKNLVENALRRINREEKDNKPVDPRKASSPSPQRRQWEKNMSTTAAHTLESAPILASSLTSEDDRVGSGSVIKYSENTTRRQWLKETPETLMNILKNADLSLAFQTYTICKPGSAGLLKGPLSEEAAAPDSVDGGHDAVLLDPERLEPGVDEEDTDFEEEDDNCDWVLALKERAGWQGVADG
- the NEK3 gene encoding serine/threonine-protein kinase Nek3 isoform X4, yielding MQNSRKEAILLAKMKHPNIVAFEESFEAEGHLYIVMEYCDGGDLMQKIQHQKGKLFPEDMILRWFTQMCLGVNHIHKKRVLHRDIKSKNVFLTQNGKVKLGDFGSARLLSNPMAFACTYVGTPYYVPPEIWENTPYNNKSDIWSLGCILYELCTLKHPFQANSWKTLILKICQGSVSPLPSHYSCELQLLIKQMFKKNPSHRPSATTLLSRGSLARLIQKCLPPEVITEYGKQVLEETRRSKHITPRKKADPIRIGIALGNEANTMQEGEQGRKCSSADLESINKNLVENALRRINREEKDNKPVDPRKASSPSPQRRQWEKNMSTTAAHTLESAPILASSLTSEDDRVGSGSVIKYSENTTRRQWLKETPETLMNILKNADLSLAFQTYTICKPGSAGLLKGPLSEEAAAPDSVDGGHDAVLLDPERLEPGVDEEDTDFEEEDDNCDWVLALKERAGWQGVADG
- the NEK3 gene encoding serine/threonine-protein kinase Nek3 isoform X5 codes for the protein MDGYSVLSVIGEGSFGRALLVQQQSSNQMFAMKEIRLPKSSPDMQNSRKEAILLAKMKHPNIVAFEESFEAEGHLYIVMEYCDGGDLMQKIQHQKGKLFPEDMILRWFTQMCLGVNHIHKKRVLHRDIKSKNVFLTQNGKVKLGDFGSARLLSNPMAFACTYVGTPYYVPPEIWENTPYNNKSDIWSLGCILYELCTLKHPFQANSWKTLILKICQGSVSPLPSHYSCELQLLIKQMFKKNPSHRPSATTLLSRGSLARLIQKCLPPEVITEYGKQVLEETRRSKHITPRKKADPIRIGIALGNEANTMQEGEQGRKCSSADLESINKNLVENALRRINREEKDNKPVDPRKASSPSPQRRQWEKNMSTTAAHTLESAPILASSLTSEDDRVGSGSVIKYSENTTRRQWLKETPETLMNILKNADLSLAFQTYTICKPGNH